One segment of Aggregicoccus sp. 17bor-14 DNA contains the following:
- the fabG gene encoding 3-oxoacyl-[acyl-carrier-protein] reductase, giving the protein MSTQGLQGKVALVTGGSRGIGRACAVALAKAGAKVIISYAGNEAAAQETLGLLQAAGVAGEAVKFDVADAAACQAAVDGIVKAHGRLDVLVNNAGIAVDGLIMRFKDEDWDRTLDTNLKGAFALIRAASRPMMKQRGGAIVNVSSIVGEMGNGGQAAYAASKAGLIGLTKAVAKELASRNIRVNAISPGFIGTDMTHGLSDENKSKMLEAIPLARLGSAEEVANAVLFLSSDASSYITGEVLKVNGGMYM; this is encoded by the coding sequence ATGAGCACGCAGGGACTGCAGGGGAAGGTCGCGCTGGTGACGGGTGGCTCGCGCGGCATCGGGCGCGCGTGCGCCGTGGCGCTCGCCAAGGCGGGCGCGAAGGTGATCATCAGCTACGCGGGCAACGAGGCCGCGGCGCAGGAGACGCTGGGCCTCTTGCAGGCCGCGGGCGTCGCGGGTGAAGCCGTGAAGTTCGACGTGGCGGACGCCGCCGCGTGCCAGGCCGCGGTGGACGGCATCGTGAAGGCGCACGGGCGCCTCGACGTGCTCGTGAACAACGCGGGCATCGCGGTGGACGGCCTCATCATGCGCTTCAAGGACGAGGACTGGGACCGCACCCTGGACACCAACCTCAAGGGCGCCTTCGCGCTCATCCGCGCCGCGAGCCGCCCGATGATGAAGCAGCGCGGCGGCGCCATCGTGAACGTGAGCTCCATCGTCGGCGAGATGGGCAACGGCGGTCAGGCCGCCTATGCAGCGAGCAAGGCAGGGCTCATCGGCCTGACCAAGGCCGTGGCGAAGGAGCTCGCGAGCCGCAACATCCGCGTCAACGCCATCTCCCCGGGCTTCATCGGCACGGACATGACGCACGGGCTCAGCGACGAGAACAAGTCCAAGATGCTCGAGGCCATCCCCCTGGCTCGCCTGGGGAGCGCCGAGGAAGTTGCCAATGCAGTGCTGTTCCTCTCGAGTGACGCGTCCAGCTACATCACGGGCGAGGTCCTCAAGGTGAACGGCGGGATGTACATGTAG
- the fabD gene encoding ACP S-malonyltransferase, whose translation MSKVAFIFPGQGSQSVGMGKDLSERFPEARAIFERADAALGEPLSRLCFEGPDEALKLTANTQPAILTVSVAAHAVFAARFGQAPAFVAGHSLGEYSALVAAGSLSLEDAVHAVRARGTFMQEAVPAGVGAMSAVLGLLPAQVKAACDAAAAEVPGEVVSPANYNSPEQTVIAGHAAAVERAGAKLKEAGAKRVLPLPVSAPFHCALMAPVKPRLQEVLARVQLSAPRVPVVTNVEAAPNSDAARVVPLLLEQVSASVRWVESVEALKAAGVTRVVELGPGKVLCGLVKRIAKDIECFNVEDGASLEKTLAALGAA comes from the coding sequence ATGAGCAAGGTCGCGTTCATCTTCCCGGGGCAGGGCAGCCAGAGCGTCGGGATGGGCAAGGATCTGAGCGAGCGCTTTCCCGAGGCGCGCGCCATCTTCGAGCGGGCGGATGCCGCCCTGGGCGAGCCCCTGAGCCGCCTGTGCTTCGAGGGTCCCGACGAGGCGCTGAAGCTCACCGCGAACACCCAGCCGGCCATCCTGACGGTCTCCGTGGCGGCGCACGCGGTGTTCGCCGCGCGCTTCGGCCAGGCGCCCGCCTTCGTCGCGGGCCACAGCCTCGGCGAGTACTCGGCGCTGGTCGCCGCAGGCTCCCTCTCGCTCGAGGACGCGGTGCACGCGGTGCGCGCGCGCGGCACCTTCATGCAGGAGGCGGTACCCGCGGGCGTGGGCGCCATGAGCGCGGTGCTGGGGCTCTTGCCCGCGCAGGTGAAGGCTGCGTGTGACGCGGCGGCCGCCGAGGTCCCGGGCGAGGTGGTGTCGCCCGCGAACTACAACTCGCCCGAGCAGACCGTCATCGCGGGGCACGCAGCGGCGGTGGAGCGCGCGGGCGCGAAGCTGAAGGAGGCGGGGGCCAAGCGCGTGCTGCCCCTGCCCGTGAGCGCCCCCTTCCACTGCGCGCTGATGGCGCCGGTGAAGCCGCGGCTGCAGGAGGTGCTCGCGCGCGTGCAGCTCTCCGCGCCGCGCGTGCCGGTGGTCACCAACGTGGAGGCCGCGCCGAACTCGGACGCGGCGCGCGTGGTGCCGCTCTTGCTCGAGCAGGTGAGCGCGAGCGTGCGCTGGGTGGAGAGCGTGGAGGCGCTGAAGGCCGCGGGCGTCACGCGCGTGGTGGAGCTGGGGCCGGGCAAGGTGCTGTGCGGCCTGGTCAAGCGCATCGCCAAGGACATCGAGTGCTTCAACGTCGAGGACGGAGCGAGCCTGGAGAAGACGCTCGCCGCACTGGGGGCCGCATGA
- the plsX gene encoding phosphate acyltransferase PlsX: MRLVLDAMGGDHAPAAAVEGGVLYARAHPGHELLLVGDEARVGPLLERARPPSNVRLRHASEVVEMAESASAAIRKKKDSSLRVGFELVRDGEACALVSAGNSGAVMAGALLVLGRLPGVERPAIATLFPALRGGGRCLLLDAGANVDCRASHLVQFAVMGEAFVRSRLGIERPRVAILSNGEEDSKGTELTREASALLRQGDLHFTGYVEGKDVFSGEVEVVVTDGFTGNIVLKTSEGVAMGVTGLLRNAIERRGGLPERLGALLLKSTFAGLKRVVDYAEYGGAPLLGINGVGIVAHGRSSPRALLNALRAAAQTAEAGLLPELTRCIERAEGWFPARRRGKEATGEGISE, encoded by the coding sequence TTGCGGCTCGTGCTGGACGCGATGGGCGGTGACCACGCTCCCGCCGCTGCGGTGGAGGGGGGCGTGCTCTACGCGCGCGCGCACCCCGGGCACGAGCTGCTGCTGGTGGGGGACGAGGCGCGCGTGGGCCCGCTCCTGGAGCGCGCCCGCCCGCCGTCCAACGTCCGGCTGAGGCATGCCTCGGAAGTGGTGGAGATGGCGGAGAGCGCCAGCGCCGCCATTCGCAAGAAGAAGGATTCCTCCCTCCGGGTGGGCTTCGAGCTCGTCCGCGATGGGGAGGCGTGCGCCCTGGTCTCCGCCGGCAACTCCGGTGCGGTGATGGCCGGAGCGCTGCTCGTGCTGGGGCGCCTGCCCGGCGTGGAGCGCCCCGCCATCGCCACGCTCTTTCCCGCGCTGCGGGGCGGCGGTCGCTGCCTGCTCCTGGATGCGGGCGCCAACGTGGACTGCCGCGCGAGCCACCTCGTGCAGTTCGCCGTGATGGGCGAGGCCTTCGTGCGCTCGCGCCTCGGCATCGAGCGCCCGCGCGTGGCCATCCTCTCCAACGGCGAGGAGGACTCGAAGGGCACCGAGCTCACGCGCGAGGCGAGCGCGCTCCTGCGCCAGGGCGACCTGCACTTCACCGGCTACGTGGAGGGCAAGGACGTCTTCAGCGGCGAGGTGGAGGTCGTCGTCACCGACGGCTTCACCGGCAACATCGTGCTCAAGACGTCCGAAGGCGTGGCCATGGGCGTCACGGGCCTCCTGCGCAACGCGATCGAGCGGCGCGGCGGCCTGCCGGAGCGGCTCGGCGCGCTGCTGCTCAAGAGCACCTTCGCGGGCCTCAAGCGCGTCGTGGACTACGCCGAGTACGGAGGCGCGCCGCTGCTCGGCATCAACGGCGTCGGAATCGTGGCACACGGGCGCTCGAGCCCTCGGGCGCTCCTCAACGCACTACGCGCTGCGGCGCAGACGGCAGAGGCCGGACTGCTGCCCGAGTTGACGCGTTGCATCGAGCGTGCCGAGGGCTGGTTTCCCGCGCGCCGCCGGGGAAAAGAAGCGACAGGAGAGGGGATTTCTGAGTAG
- the rpmF gene encoding 50S ribosomal protein L32: MGVPKKRTSKMRRDRRRAANSNLRSAVQVIKCAKCKEPVMPHRACAACGHYGGREVLATE; the protein is encoded by the coding sequence GTGGGAGTTCCCAAGAAGCGGACGTCGAAGATGCGGCGCGATCGCCGCCGTGCGGCCAACAGCAACCTGCGCTCGGCCGTGCAGGTCATCAAGTGCGCCAAGTGCAAGGAGCCGGTGATGCCTCACCGCGCCTGCGCCGCGTGCGGCCACTACGGCGGCCGTGAGGTCCTCGCTACCGAGTAG